The genomic window TACCAACATTACATTGCCAACCGGTATAGGCCCAGCCCACTGCCGCACTTGGGCTCAGGCGACGAGGAGCGGCGGGGCTGGGTATCGGGCGGAGGCGCGGAGCGGCGACATGGCGGAGCGGAGCGGGGCGTGGCCGGGTGATACAGGGAGGGCCGGGGGCTGGGGGACGGCGTGGCGGCTGGTCAAGCGGAGCGGAGGCAGCTGAGGGGAGACGGACGAGAAGGGGCGAGCGCGGGAGAGAGAGCGCGGGGCGTAAAAAACCGAGGCTTCACCACGGCAAGACGCCGGAGGAGACTCTTGTTCGCTTCGCTCGACGAGATGGCGCGTGCTCCGCGGCCGTCTCCGGTGCCCACCCTGCTCCGCCTCCTCTCCTCCCACCCCTCCCTCTCCGCCGCCGCCCACGCCGCCCTACTCAAGTCCTGCTCGCTCTCCAGCCCCGTCCCGATCGCTGCCACCGCCCTCCTCACCGCCTACGCGAACGCCGGACTCCCGAGCGCCGCGTCCCGCCTGTTCGACGAAATGCCCGCGCGGGACGCCGTCGCGTGGAACGCGCTTCTCGCCTGCCTCGTCTGCCACGCGCGCCCCGGGGCGGCCGCCGCGGCCTTCCGGGGCATGGCCGCCTCCGGGCTCCCGCCCACGGCCGCCACGCTCTGCACCCTACTCAAGGCGTGCGCCGCTTCGCGTGCCGCCCGCCCCGGCCGCCAGCTCCACGCGCGGGGCGTCGTCTCGTgccacgccgacgccgacgtcataATGGCCACCGCGCTCGTCGATCTCTACATGAGCTGTGGTCTCGTCGAGGACGCCATGAGGGTGTTTGTGCTCACGAAGTGCCCAAAGGATGCCGCCCTGCACAACGCTCTTCTCTCAGGTTGTGTGGAGAACGGCTGGTTCAGCGACGCCTTCTCGATGCTGAGGCGGCAGACAGAGCTCAATGGGATCTCGCTGACCTCTGCTCTCACGGCCTGCGCAGCGACAGCCAACTTGGCTTATGGTATGCAGGTGCATTGCAAGGCTCTCCGTGGTGGGTTTGATTCTGACACCATTATATGCAATGCGCTTATTGACATGTATGCAAAATGTGGGAGGGCAACGGCTGCAGGTATGGTATTCGACCGGATGGCTACCAGAAATGTGGTCTCCTGGTCAAGTATGATTGACGCTTACGGTCGCCATGGACATGGTGTGGATTCTTTGGATTTGTTTAAGCTAATGGAGAAAGCTGCACCAATGGTCTTGCCAAATGCTATCACATTTCTGGCGGTTCTGTCAGCCTGCGGACACTCTGGCCTGGTGGATGAAGCTCAGTCCATGCTGCATTTGATGAAGAGCAAGTACGGGATTGATCCACAACCAGAGCACTACGCATGTCTAATAGACATGCTAGGACGTACAGGCCGTATTGACGAGGCTTGGAATCTATATTGTAGTCTAACTGCAAGTCGAAATAAGTCTTCCAGTGCCGTCTGTGTCGCGATGCTGAATGCCTGCAGAGCAAACATGGATGCTGTAAGAGGAAAGAAGGTGGCTGTGCGCATGCTGGAGGTTGACCCACGAAATCCTGGGATTCAAGTGTTGATATCAAATTTTCATGCTGCTATGAGACAATGGTCTGAATCAATTGAATCGCGGAGGCTTATAGTGGACAAGGGTCTCAGGAAAGAAGCAGCTAGCAGTCATGTCTCTTTTGGCTAAAAACATTTGCCACAGCGTGGCAAAGGTTGGTTTGGGATACCAAACAGACCCTTACCCGAAGTACACACCACAACTGGTATAGCAAGAATTTTAGTGCTGATTTTGATTTCGTCACCATAGTTCACTTTTGTTTTGACAGATAAAAAGATTGAAAGATGTTGGTATATATATGCTTTATTAATGCCAAATGATGCAGCTTCATCTAGCTTACTTGTGTTGCCATATGATTACTTGTGTAACACTCTCTGGTGTCGAGTTAAAAAGGAGCTGTCGTTGTGCAGTTTGACGCGATTAGAGTGTGCCTGAATTTTTGTTGTCTTACATTTCTGTGTTTTATAAAAAGGATGAACTGAGGAAGCCATAAACAATCCATGAGAATGGATTCGAAGAACTGACGATACATCTTTTGGGAAACTATATAGCTTGATAGTACGTTTTATGGTTCCAGACTCTTGTATTGTTGGTTTTACTGCACCTACCCCTTTTTTTTATTATTGGTTCAGTATAATTGTGaaattgtcatgatctttataTGAACTTACACACCAATACAATACTGTATAACAGAAGTATCAAACGAACAGACATAAATACTTTCTGAAGTTGGATGCGATGAAAAGCCTCTTCACGTGCAGCTAGTGTATATATGTGGGTGTGGTAGTGGATCAAGTTCAGCGCTAAGATGAtattcatctaggtaaagcaACACCCTTCGACCAACAGGTACATAAAAAGTGTTTCCTTTACCATTGGGAAGAAAAGACAACTTTGTCATCAGCCTGACTTATCAGCtatgatacagtatttttctctcacaacaaatcagcgaacaatacttttcagcctggcttttcagcgaagcaaacagGACAAATCAGCAAAGCGAAGCCAGGCGAACACTACCATCTAGTATGAGAACAGGGACGATGACGGAACCTATAGCGGCGAGAATAGCATACTGAGATGAGAGGAGATTTTCACAGATCAGATAATAATTTAGCGATAATCCCGGAACAAATGCGGTGGCAAACGGAACAGGAGAATGGACCTGGGATGCACCATAAAGAATCACAGAAAGGACCCTACTCGATATCCACAGTACCCTAGGTAACAAACTCAACAGCCGACAGGTCGATTTCCTTTTCTTTATTTTCCCAGAAATCATAGAAAATCGTTTGGGGTTCATCATTCAGTTCAGATGGCAAGACGCCAGTTTTCAAACAAAACAGGAGTCAAATGACAGACTTGCTGCCATCTGAAATTGTTGCAGATTGTCCTGTTGAGAAAAACTACTGCATTTTTGTTTTCAAAAGCAGCACATACATGATGCAATAAATTAGTAGGAAGCATATGCAGAGGAGCATATACTATACCGACAGAAGCTAAATGTGTTGGTACAAGGATTGCACATCTGGACGAGTCATCAGACAAAtcaaattccaaaaaaaaaactaaccagCAAATGCATAAACGATATACTTGCCACAACGCATCGTGATGGTGTTGAGAACAGTGATTGAGGCACGAGCAAAATAAGAGGCTGACTTTGAAATCCAGCTAAGGGAATCACCAATAGTGTGCGGTGTGCCGCGCAAAATTCTAGGAGCAAGGAGCTTTACATTCCTTCCTTGTCTATGCAAGTGTGAACGTGTGCCACTAACATATAGATATAATAAATAAAACTTAAAAGAGAATTTCATTCTACTATAATGAAGCCTAGATTTCTTTCCGCGGCCATTGGCGATCCCATAGCTAGAAAATTGCAATATTGAGCCTGTCCAAGATGAATTGCCACAAAACAAGCAATCTCACAATGCGATCCATCATCTGACTCATTGGTTGTTGATTCCCCGTGGAGCCCAATCAATGGAAATCGAAAATTGGCAATCTGTAGCTTCTTGAAATTCAGTTCAGACGGCAGAAAAGGGTGCAAGAAACACCCTAGCTTTCAATCACGAGAGCACCCAAATTATGCTTCATGGCATCTGAACTGACTTTCAGATCTTCAAATCGCCTTGTTTAGCATCGATAAGCAGGCAATGGGTAAGTTTGCTACCTCCTATAGAATGTGGATGCATAAGGTGACACGAAAAAAAAAAGGCATCATAGAAGGAGCCCTCTCTGGCAGGCTTCCAGGTTGCATCACGTGTAGTGTCACTGTAGCGCCGGTCGGTGGCTCCAGCTCCACCCAAAATCAACTACGGTCTACGGACAAGAGATTCTTGGGCTTCACTGGCTCCTACAGTGTTCGAACAGTGCCAGGATCGGAGCACCCCTTAGCCTTGTCAAATAAGCCCTAGATATGTTGCTACATGTACCAATTGCATTAGTAGCAGGCAGAGTCACATAGCAAATCCCAAACCTCACCATTCCTCACTGGCAGAAGCACAACCTCTGTAGCAACATTCATTATTATCAGTTCATCGGGGCGGAAACAAACCACCCCCATCTTATTACATCACAGACAAGCATTACTACATCCTAGGACACCACCTGGGTTCCCTGTCTTCAGTGGAGTTCCCTTAGGAAGTCGGTGTTGTCAACCTGAACCTACAATGGCTctgttcgttttgctgaaaagcCAGATTAAAAGTACTGTACCATGGCCAATGTTAACGATAAAATGTCACATTTCTTAGGCACATACTTCAAAATTTTTGGGTTAGAGGGGTTGGGGggttgggtggggggggggggggggtaatgtCTTGACAAGTATAGGTATAGCAATCGTTGGATGTTACATGGTTCATTAGATTTGGGGGGCTGAATCACACCACACCACAATAGTCATGAGATGAGAAGATAGCGCAGATAAAGATATTGGAGCTATAGCTTTAGCTTCCTAGTGTACACCCATGAAACAGAATCCTGTCCTAACAGTGGCTTGGCTTCACAGGTGCATCAAGTTTAAGCTTTGAAACTATGGTAGTGCCAAAGTTTATGCAAAGCATTAATCATTTCATTGTCACTGGCTCTAGATTTGAAGAAAGCACTAGTCAATTTCACAGTTAACTTTGTGTTTATTTTACGCGAAAAATTAATAGTTAACTGTCTAGAACAGATGGAAGCGTACCATTTTCCAACCATCTGAGCCAACAAAAGAGACGATCTTAGTGTTGATCCCAGGTAGCGCCCCTGAGTGAGGGCCGTCAGAGCGGATGAGCGACTAAGGGAGGGGAAGGGGGCGGCATGATTGAGGACAGCGCGAGGAAGGAGACGGCTGTGCGGCACGTCTAACGCAAGCAAGCCGTGCGTTAGCCACGTCCTATATTTTTTCCTGGCAGTTGAAAACATAGAATGGCAGTGGTAGCGCCCCGACGTCCACATGGACGCCCGCGTCTGCACCTGACCCCTAACACCCCCTCCCGTAGCTGCAGTAGGTGGgtcacattgcaacatgtgcaacactctGATCTACTTTAAAACATTcatatgcaacacttgcaacatacgtctgtagacagatgaaacatttaaaacatgagTCTGAAACACTttcaaaaacacctaaaaacacttgaaaaccattgtacatgtacgcaacatccagatagtacactcgcaacatatgtgtgaaatgtatgcaacatctagataaacacacttgcaacatacgtcagatgaaacattgggaatagacgtttgcaacataagtgtacaacctgtaacaccctcggtgttacgccctaaacaaactactaaatcatgtcatgagcatcgtgtttatgtaatgatgcatgtgatagaaggtgttgataattTTCTTATAGCCttaaatgaccaataaaaatgttaaatggaaATTTATTCGATAActcatgttatgtcaagtagggtgaaagaccaatttttattgagcaaaagtattatagaacatgtgtgtgacacctaaataaggtttgaagtataaactttgtagatgacattgcAACTCTTGCTTTAGAAAAATCAtatgactagctagtatttctaatggcttggaaatggaact from Miscanthus floridulus cultivar M001 chromosome 11, ASM1932011v1, whole genome shotgun sequence includes these protein-coding regions:
- the LOC136494397 gene encoding pentatricopeptide repeat-containing protein At5g66500, mitochondrial-like; translated protein: MARAPRPSPVPTLLRLLSSHPSLSAAAHAALLKSCSLSSPVPIAATALLTAYANAGLPSAASRLFDEMPARDAVAWNALLACLVCHARPGAAAAAFRGMAASGLPPTAATLCTLLKACAASRAARPGRQLHARGVVSCHADADVIMATALVDLYMSCGLVEDAMRVFVLTKCPKDAALHNALLSGCVENGWFSDAFSMLRRQTELNGISLTSALTACAATANLAYGMQVHCKALRGGFDSDTIICNALIDMYAKCGRATAAGMVFDRMATRNVVSWSSMIDAYGRHGHGVDSLDLFKLMEKAAPMVLPNAITFLAVLSACGHSGLVDEAQSMLHLMKSKYGIDPQPEHYACLIDMLGRTGRIDEAWNLYCSLTASRNKSSSAVCVAMLNACRANMDAVRGKKVAVRMLEVDPRNPGIQVLISNFHAAMRQWSESIESRRLIVDKGLRKEAASSHVSFG